A single genomic interval of Epinephelus fuscoguttatus linkage group LG22, E.fuscoguttatus.final_Chr_v1 harbors:
- the LOC125883019 gene encoding membrane-spanning 4-domains subfamily A member 4D-like, whose protein sequence is MASAAAGSVVVVTHVHPLPQGLGHQHYVDTPGRFSKGRPLALGTVQIMIGLMVLLFGVAMAVNADTIGVFSGIFVWGALFYIAAGSLTVAAGNSMNRCLVRGALAVSVIAAVASTTATILYGLDAAGLMNSCYITGSWQSICNLYLSRMQGFSGVLAIFHFLELIVSITVAAFACNATCNCCTERPSIVSIPENGTVTTHAASTFQAPSVSVANVPSQTVTGYKNPEEPRPTVLSDPPPYNAEC, encoded by the exons ATGgcttcagctgcagcaggaagtgtgGTGGTGGTCACTCATGTGCACCCATTACCCCAGGGTCTTGGACACCAACATTATGTGGATACTCCGGGGAGGTTCAGCAAGGGCCGGCCACTGGCGCTTGGG ACTGTTCAGATCATGATCGGCCTGATGGTGCTGCTGTTTGGGGTTGCTATGGCAGTTAATGCAGATACAATTGGAGTCTTCAGTGGGATTTTTGTCTGGGGAGCTTTGTTT TACATTGCAGCTGGATCTCTGACAGTGGCTGCTGGGAATTCTATGAACCGTTGCCTG GTGAGGGGTGCTCTGGCTGTCAGTGTTATAGCAGCAGTTGCTTCCACTACTGCAACCATCCTCTACGGTCTGGATGCTGCAGGATTGATGAACTCATGCTACATCACTGGTTCCTGGCAGTCCATCTGCAACCTGTATTTG agTCGGATGCAGGGGTTTTCAGGGGTCCTGGCTATTTTCCATTTTCTAGAGCTCATTGTTTCAATCACTGTCGCAGCATTTGCCTGCAACGCTACTTGCAACTGCTGCACAGAG CGGCCATCAATCGTCTCCATACCCGAGAATGGTACAGTGACTACACATGCTGCGTCCACTTTCCAAGCACCATCTGTCTCAGTGGCTAATGTCCCCTCACAG ACAGTGACAGGCTATAAAAACCCAGAGGAACCAAGACCTACCGTTCTGAGTGACCCTCCACCTTACAATGCTGAGTGTTGA